A window of Sedimentibacter sp. MB31-C6 genomic DNA:
CACTTCAATGCTCATTTTTAGTTATACGGTTTGGCACCAATATATACGTAATATAATTATTACATTTATTACATAATTAATCAAGAGGTAAATTTAATTGGTACCTGGTACAACTTAACTTTAATACACTAATAGAATAGAAATATTAGGGGATGAAAGATGGAAAACAACAATAAAAAGCTAGCAGCAATAGGTGTTCATTAGGAATCACTAAATATCTTGCAATTAACCAAAATTTGCCGTATTATCAAATATATAAACGAGAATGGAGTGGTGTGGTGAAATTATTAATTCATGATTTAAGGGAAGAAGATTCAAAAGAATTGATTGGTAGTAATGAAGATGTAAAAGTTATTTATGATAATAATACAATTCATAGTTGCATAGGGTGCTTTGGTTGCTGGATAAAGACGCCTGGTGAATGTGTTATTGATGATGATTACAATAATATGGGTGAATATCTGTCAAAATGCAATGAAGTGATTATAATTAGTAAATGTTTTTATGGAGGATATAGTCCTTTCATTAAAAATATCATGGATAGGAGCATTTCTTATGTGCATCCGTATTTTGAAGCAAGAAATAACGAACTGCACCATAGACGAAGATATGATAATCATTTTGATTTGAGTGTATATTTTTATGGCGAGAATATTACAGAAAAAGAAAAAGCAACAGCAGAAAAATTAGTTAAAGCAAATGCAGTAAATCTTATGTGCAATATCAAAGATGTAGTATTTTTAAAAGATATTAATTCTATCAAAGAATTAGAAGGAGTGACATTATGAAAATAGCTCTAATAAACGGAAGTCCAAAATTTAAACATAGTGCATCTGGAATTATTCTAAATTCAATAAAACCAAAATTGCAAGATAATAATATTATAGAAGAATATAATTTTAGAACAAATGAAATAAACAATGACGACTTAGAGCAGATATCAAAATGTAATGTAATTCTTTTTACTTTTCCTTTATATGTTGATGGAATACCTTCTCATTTATTAAGATGTTTATATCAAATGGAAAAATATTTTAGTTCTAATAAAAACAATGATATATATGTATATACTATTGTTAATATTGGATTTTATGAAGGAAAACAAGCTGCTATTGCAATAGAAATGATGAAAAATTGGGCTGAAAAAGCAAAATTAAAATGGAGTCAGGGAATTGGTATTGGTGGCGGAGGAATGATGTCAATGATTAGTAATTCAACTGACATCAAAGGAACTATGAAAGATGTACATATTGCATTGACACATTTAGCAAAAAATGTCTTAGCATGTAAAACGGCAGATGAAATATATACTTCGCCCGGGATACCAAGAATAGTATATAAAATTGGCGGTGAAATTGGCTGGCGTAAATCTGTTAAAAAGAAAGGTTTAAAAACGAAGGATTTATTTATAAAGAAATAGGAATTGCATATATTTTCTTTCTTATTTTTTATAAAAATTATAATTAAATTAATTGGAGGTATCATGAAATTTAAAAGTCCTTTATTGGTTGTAACTAACATTGAAAAATCAAAAGAATTCTATAAAGATGTTTTAGGATTAAAGGTTGTTATGGATTTTGGAGCTAATGTTACATTAACTGGTGGTGTTGCTCTGCAGACGATAGACAGCTGGAAGAATTTTATTCAGAAGGACAATGAAATTGTTTTTAGCGGAAATGACACTGAATTATATTTTGAAGAAGATGATTTTGATAACTTTATTGAAAAATTAAATAATCTTAAATTTATTGAATATGTGCATCCTGTTATAGAACATAGTTGGGGACAAAGAGTAGTTCGTTTCTATGATTTGGACAAACATATTATAGAAGTTGGGGAAAATTTGGATGCAGTGTGCAAGCGGTTTTTAAAGAGTGGACTTACAGCAGAAGAAACAGCTAAGAGAATGGATGTTCCTATTGACTTTGTTGAAGAAAGCATCGTAAAAAAATAATCATATACATAAATATATATGATAAATAATTTGATAAAGTTTTCAAAGATGATGGTGGCTTAATACATTTTACGACAAAGTTTATATAATTATTGTTATAAAATTGCATTAAAAAGCATGTAAAGGGGAGTAGATATGGAAAATATAATTAAAACTGCCAATGTAGCAATGTATTTCAAGAAAATTGTTTCATTACTGCTTGCATTGTTATTTATAACCTCATCATTATTAACACCATTTAACTTAGTGTATGCCGATGACAATGGTGAATTGATTATTAAGTCAATGACTCATTCGAAAGCTAAAAATATTGTAATTGATGGAACCAAGGTAAAAATAACACTACCATATGGATATGAAGCTGAAAGTGTTGAATTAAAAGACATTAAATATACGAATGACTCAAAATTCAAGTTAGTTGAATTGTCATTTCCATCAGACTCCGGCTCTAAAGCTTTAGTTGACGGACCATCTGTGATAATGGATGTTTCTTATTCTTATGTTGACAGAGCAGATGCAAAAAGATACAACACCCAGTATTATATTTATGTTAAAAGAGGAAGTGCACCTACTTTTTCCGGAAACATATCTAAGACAATAAACATTCCAAAGAAAATTGTCTTTGATGATGTAGATTTTACAAACATATATAAAACTAATGATGGAAAAGATATAGGATGGATTTCCATAGGCAAAGCATCAAATAGTTCTTTGGGAACTTTAATATTTGGAGGAAATAATTATACATCAAATACTAAAATAAGCATTCGTGATATTGATTTAGGCAAATTAGTTTTTGAACCATTGTTAAAGGGAACAACAGAATATACTGTTACAGCTTATGACAAGGATGAAAGAAAATATGGCAGTGTAAAATTAAGTATTAAAATTGATACTCCTGGAGCAGAAGTTACTAAATATAGTTTAGTACAGGATGAATTGTTTGAATTTAATTTAAATGATTTTGTAAATGCTTGTACAAAAACAGTAGGTGGAAAATTGGATTATATTATTTTCCCAAACATTCCTTCATCCTCAACAGGCAAACTTTATATAGATTATACATCGCCTGATATTTATGGTACTTTGATTGTTGCCGGAAAAGGTTACAATAAAACAAATATTCCTAAAATGTCCTTTGTCCCATATTCTAATTATTACGGAACATTCAGTATTGCATATGAGGGTTATAATGAGGCTGGAAATCTATTTACCGGCAAAATTGAAATAACGTATACTCAAAAACCAATAGATGCAGATTTGATAAAATATTCTACTTATGAAAATGTTCCTGTAAATTTTATTTCAGATAATTTTGCTTTAGAATGCAAAGAAACTACATGGAAAACTTTGGATTATGTTAAATTTAAGCTTCCGTCCAAATCAAGGGGAAGACTTTATATAAACTATGGTTCTTCTTCAGAATCAAGGGTTTCTGAATCTACTAAATATTACAGAAGGGATTTAGATAAAATTACTTTTGTTCCATATACAGATTATAGAGGTACCATAACAATTTCTTATGTTGGTTATAATGACGATGGGAAGTCATATACAGGAGAGGTTGAAATAAATGTAACTAGGCTTGTTACAGATGCTGATGATATTAATTATGAAACCGGGTCATATACTCCTTTGAATTTTGATGCAGATGATTTTGTCGATGAATGCTGGGAACATACGAGAAATGATCTTAATTATATCAAGTTTGCAATCCCTTCTTCTACATATGGAGTAATGTATGAAAATTATTCATCAGATACAAGATACAGTTCAAAAGTAACCAGTAGTGCAAAATATTATGAACGTGACTTAGATGATATCACATTTGTTCCGAATACGGATTACGAAGGTACATTTAAAATATTATATACAGGTTATAACAGTAGGGATAAGTTCTATACAGGTGCAGTTGAAATTACCGTTGACGAAGAAATTCCGGTTGCAAGTGCAATTAAAATTTCCACAAAAGAAGATACAAATATTACTTTTGACGATGAAGATTTTAATAAAGCAAGCAAAAATGCAACTGGCAAAAAATTAGACTATGTTAGGTTTTCTTTGCCTTCTACTAAAAATGGCAAATTATATTATAAATATATAACAGCAAATAAATATGACTCAGCAGTAGCCACAAGAACAAAATATTATTATGACCGTAAACCTTATTTAATGAATGTAACATTTGTACCTTATAGGGATTATCATGGTACTGTTAACATTGATTATACCGGTTATAACGTTTATGGTGATTCATTTACAGGAACTGTGAAGCTAAAAGTTATATCAATGCCTGAAACAGAAGGCTCATTGTATTTCAAGGACGTAACTAAGGATTATGCTTGGGCAGCTTCTCAAATTGATTATTTATTCGAACAAAGCATAGTAAATGGTACCGGAAATAGTAATTACAGACCTGAACAAAATATGACTAGGGGAGATTTTATGTTGATGTTGTACAGAGCATTGGATTTAAGTGCTAATACTAGAGGCAACTTTAGTGACGTACCTAAAGACAGCTACTATTATAAAGCAATAGCAACTGCAAAGTCCCTAGGCATCGCTAAAGGTTATGACAATTTATTCATGCCTAAGGAGGGAATAACAAGGGAAGATGCAATGGTTCTTGTAGATAGAGCATTGAAAACTCAAGGTAAAAAATTATCTACAGGAAAAGACGGCGACCTAAAAGCTTTTAAAGACAGAAATTCAGTATCAGATTATGCTGTTACTTCAGTTGCAACATTGGTTAAGGCAGGTATAATACAAGGAAATAATTCGAATCTTAACCCTGAATCATACATTTCAAGATCTGAAATGGCAGTAATACTATACAGAGTATTAGAACTATAAACCAACCAAATGGAGACTGTCCTTTTTCGGCCGAATTCGACTAATCGGGGACAGCTCTTTTTTATTGGTTATTATTTGAAGTATTTCTATATAGATGATATAATTTTAAAAAATATGATAAAAATATCAATAAAAGTTACTTAATTGAAGTGCAGAAAATGTGCCTTCATGGAAAAGTCACTGAATATTTTTATCATTTCGTTGGGGAGATTGTAATGGATAAATATGAAAGGCTATTCGATTCAAAGCCAGATAATAACAGAATTCGAAAGGAATTAGATACATATGAAGTTTTACAAAAATTAGAAATACCATTTTTAGGTATAGACCACGAAGAAGCAATGACAATGGAGGATTTGCAAGCGGTGGAAAAGGCACTAGATGTAAAGGTGAGTAAAAACCTGTTACTTTGCAATGCACAAAAAACAAAATTTTATATGCTTATAATGCCAGCAGATAAAAAATTTCTTACTAAAAATTTATCTAAGCAAGTAAATAGCTCCAGACTTTCCTTCGCAGATAGCGTATATATGGAGCGATTTTTGAATATAACACCGGGTTCACTAAGTATATTTGGATTGATGTATGATATGGACAATAATGTTCAATTAGTAATAGACAAGACTGTTTTAGAAGATGAATATTTTGCATGTCATCCATGCATTAATACATCCACATTAAAAATCAAAACATCAGATATAATGAATATATTTCTTCCTTTAACTAATCACGAACCAATAATAGTAGAACTATAATGATGGATGTCCACGTTTTACTCAACTTGATGAAGAAGGAAAAATTATATAAAGGAGAAGTAATGAAATTTCTGAAACCAATTACAGATGTAATTAAAATGAGAACATCCTGCAGGACATACGATACGCGGGGTATTGAAGAAGAGATTATTCAAAAATTAAATAAGTATATTGAAGAAATTAATTTAGAATCAAAAGACAAGGCTAGATTTATAATAATAAATTTAATAATTCAACTCAAAAACTCGGTACATATGGAGTTATTTCTGGGGTAAATTCGTTTATTGTGGGAATTATTAATAATGATAATCAGGATGTAGTTGCATTTGGGTATTTGTTTGAGAAGATAATTTTATTTGCAACTGATTTAGGTATTCAGACTTGTTGGTTAGGTGGCACATTTAAACGAGAAGATTTTTTATTGCGTATAAATCTACAAGATAATGAATATATCACTATAGTCTCACCTGTTGGCTACAAGAAAGGTAAACTTAGAATCTTTGAATCTGCAATGAGGTCAGTCGTTGGTGCTAACAATAGAAAACCATGGAGAATTATAAGAGATGATAATTTATATCATTTTTATCTTTGTAGAACAAAGGGTTATGGAGTAGCCAATTATGATATACAAAAAAATGATATTGGGATTGCAATGTGTCATTTTGAGCTTACTGCTAATGAGTTGGGGTTAGATGGAAATTGGCAGGAAATAAAAAATATTAATTTACCAGATGAATGGGAATATGTTATTACCTGGTCTGCAATAATGTAAATATTACGAATGGTCTTTGAGTGCTAAAATATATTGATGAGTAAGATTTCAGGTAAGGTATGATATTGACGAAGCTAATCCTTGGGTTAATAAATCTCAAGGATTTGTTGTTTTAAAATTATTAATTGAATAAGATTGTAATATTTGGTAATATAAGTATATTGAATTGAAATTAGGAGCGGTATGAATGAAAAAATATTCTATAGAGGTTGCAGGAGTAAAAAGAGAACTTCCTATTATTCGAATTAATGACAAGTTAAGTATAGCTAGCTTTGTTATAATAGGAGATACAGAAATTATATGTGCTTGTGCAAAGGAAATTGTCAAAATAATGCCTGATGTTGATATTTTAATAACTGCAGAGGCAAAAGGAATTTCATTGACATTTGAAATGTCAAGATTATTAAATATGAAAAAATATATAGTTGCTCGTAAAAGCATAAAACCATATATGGAGTCGCCAATTATTGATGAAGTAGTATCAATAACCACACAAAAGAAACAAGTATTAGTACTAGATAAAAAAGATGCTTTAGAGTTGAAAGGTAAAAGGGTAGCAATTATAGATGATGTTATAAGTACAGGCGAATCCTTATTAGCGATTGAAAGATTGGTTAAAGCCGCAGGGGGAATTGTTACTGCAAAGGCTGCAATACTTGCAGAAGGAAAAGCATCTAAGCGAAATGATATAATATTTTTAGAATCTTTGCCAATTTTTGAAGAATGAAGAATTAAGTGAAGTATGTAAACAATTTGATTAAATTGTTTACAATTTCTTTATACTTAAATAAAAGAAAGTAGCTGTTAACAAAAATGAAAAAAAATCCGCGAAAGGAGCAGCATATAGAAGTCCTTCTAAGCCCCATAATTTTGGGAATATTATAATTGCTGGTATTAATAGAATCAATTGTCTTGTTAGTGTTAAAAACATAGAGGACTTTGGTCTACCTATTGCCTGAAAAAAGTTTGCAGCAATAATTTGAAAGCCTACAACTGGGAAGCATAAGAACCAAGCAAATATTGCCGAGCGTCCGAATTTAATTAAATCCAGGTCTCTATTAAACAATGAAATTAACTGAACAGGGAACAATCTGGTAATTAAAAATCCAAAAGTTACAACTATGGTTGCAGCTTTTATGGCTAATTTTATTGCTTCCTTAACTCTATCATATTTTTGGGCTCCGTAATTAAAGCTTACAATCGGCTGAACACCTTGATTCAAGCCAATAATAGGCATAATAAGCAATGTTTGTATGCTGTTTATTACGCCCATTCCTGAAACGGCTATATCTCCGCCATATATAAATAAGCTTTTATTCAATGTCGCATTTAAAAGACTTGATGCTAATTGTAGCAAAAACCCTGGGAGTCCCAATACAGTAATTTTGCTTACTAAATTGAACTTAAGCTTCATGTATTTAGGTTTTAATTTATTTCTGCTTTGTTTACCAATGAAATATGAAACAACCCATAAAAATGAAAGTAGTTGTGAAATAATAGTTGCTAATGCAGCTCCTTTCATACCCATTCTAAAACCATAAATAAATACAGGGTCTAAAATAATATTAGTTCCTGCTCCTAAAAACATTGTGTACATTGCTAATTTTGGATTTCCATCAGCACGTATTAAATGATTCATACCGATGCTGACAATATGGAAGGGTGCTCCTAAACTAATAATCCTCATGTATTCCATTGAATAGGGAAGAATTGCTTCGCTGGCTCCAAATAAAAGAAGTATAGGTTTTAAATTTATCTGCACTATTGCCATGAGTAAAAATCCGGTTGAAATAAGCATTACAAAGGTATTGCCAAGAGTATTTTCAGCTTCTTCATAATTTTTTCTTCCTAAATTCATAGAGAAGTTGGTGGCACCTCCGACACCGAATAAAACTCCCATTGCTAGAAATATTATCATAATTGGAAAACCTATAGTTATTCCTGCTATTCCGTCAGTACCAAGTTCGGGGCTATTTCCTATAAATATTCTATCAACAACATTATATAAAGCATTAATCATCATGCCAACTATTGCAGGCACAGAAAATTTAATTAAAAGCTTTGAAATTTTTTCTTCTCCCAATGGATTGATGTAGTTCAATTTAGTCCTCCGTTTATGTAAATAATAACCACATTATACTATAAAATCTGACATATTAAAACAGGCAATTTAATTTTTAATTTCACCTACAACAAGACTGACCTTTTTCGAACAGTACTGTTTGAAAAAGGTCAGTCTTTGGTTTAAATGTTTCGTTTGTAAATTTTTTTTAAATATTACAGTAGTACAACAGCCATGAAGGTCGCAGCTAAAGTAACAATTAAAGGTATTAATACACTACATGCTAATACATGTTTATAAGCACTTTTATGGTTAAGACCAAGTACTGCAAACATTAAGAACAATCCTGGTGAATGAGGTAGTGTATCTAATGCTCCTGCTGAGAGACTTGTCAGTCTGTGAAGTACTTCGAAATTTGCACCAGAGTTTAGGAAAACCTCTGATAATGAACTGTACATAATTTTAAGACCACCTGACGAAGAACCTGTAACTGCAGAAACAACCATGGTAGCTACTATACCTTGTACATATGTATTAAGGTTGAGACTTAATACCCATTCTACAATCTTAACATATGCAACAGAGTTTTGAACAACAGTACCAAATGCAACAACGCCAGCTAAGCCGCCAATGCCACTAATACCACCTTCTAATCCTTTTGTTATGAGTGCTTTTATGTCCTTATCTTTAAACCTGTCAATATTTATTATAAAAGTAAGAAAAGCACCTATTAGCATGGCAAGAGTAGCAAGCATGGTTGAGTTCTTAACAAAACGACTTCCTATTATAATAATAAGTACGAGAGAAATCATAGGAATAAATGATTTCCATATAGATGGTAATAAATTTCGATCCTTAATCTCGTATTTATTAGAATCTCCTGATAAAGCAAATTCAGGAGATGACCAATGCTCTCCATTTTTTCTTGCTTTTTTTTCTGAATAGTTCATATAAAGCATAGCTAATGAAAATAAAGCTAACGTACAGATAATTCCCATAATAGGTGCAGCTGTGAGAGTTGTACCAAGATATTGAGTTGGTATTACATTTGTTAGAGCAGTTGATCCTGGCATAGTAGTCATTGTATAAGTAGCTGAACCTGTAATCAAACAAGCCATAGTTAGGTGACGTGGTATATCAGCTTCTTTGAACAATAAAAACATAATAGGAGCAACAGCGTAAACTACAACAAATAAGCTAACACCTCCATAGGTAAGTGCACTTATTATTAATGTACATACTAGAAGAACTTTCTTTTTACCAAACCAATCGATAAACTGGTAACCGATAGAAGTAGCACAACCAGAAACATTCATTAACTCTGCATATAAACTAGAACTAGCAAATAGTAAAAAATAACTTAAGTAAGCTCCAGTGTAACCTTGCATATAGTGAGTGGCAAAGCCTTCCCACACATCGATTCCATTAGAAATTATTACAACAAGTGAAGCAAGCAAAGTAAGGGGCAATGCTCCAAGACCTTTATACGCACCTATAATTAGAACAACTACAGATAGAATAAGGCCAATAACAGCAATAGTATTCATATATTTTCTCCTTTTTTTTGAATGATATTTTTAACTTCTCTTGTTAATTTAAAATTTAGGTATTTCGAAGAATCTAAGATTTTCCATACTTAATGGAAGTTCCTTGTTTTCTATTCCTTTAATTACTTTTACTACAATATCATTGAAAGGGGTTGGTATTCCAAGTTTTTTGCCTTGCTCAACAACAAATCCGTTTATCATATCAACTTCAGTCTTTTTCCCTTTCTCTAAATCTTGTAGCATGCTAGCTTTAGCTGTTCTTTTGTCTGCGTAGAATTTTTTGAAGCATTCTTGTGATTTTATAAAATCTTCCTCAGTATTAACTATACCAAAATCTCTCATATCCATACCCATTGAAGGTTCGAATTTAATACTTGACTTATCACAGATTTCTACTATTTCTTTTGCAATATAGCTTAAACAAGCACTTGCTTTTGGATTGTCAAGCACATCTCCAAAAATTGAACCTGTAACTGCTGACATTCCGCTCATACAACTGTTATAAATTAATTTAGACCAACGTGCACCCATTAAATTTTCTACTATGGTTACGGGACCCATATGCTCAAGTACTTTAGATACCTTTTTTATTCTGTCCGTTATTTTTCCATCAATTTCTCCAATATCAAATAATATATCTCCACAAGAAACATTTTGAGTAACTTCAGAAACACCAGGACCTACAAAAGTAGCTCCCCACAGGACTGTTCCACCAACAGTTCTGTTACCACCAATATAATCGGACACGCTATATTCTGGAACTCCATTTTGTAATGTACAAACTACGCTGTCATCTTTAAGAAATTCTTTAAGATGTGGAAGTGATTCAGCATTTGATGTCTGTTTTGTAAATAAGTATACTATATCATATTTTCCTTCCATTTGATTAGGTGTTATGGCTTTTACTGGAACAGTGAGCTTTTCACAACCAACAATTTGTGCTCCATTTTTATTCAGTGCATTAACATGATCAACATAACTGTCAATCAAATCAACTTCCTGTCCATTTTTTGTTAAGAATGCGCCTAAAACAGTTCCCATAGCGCCGCAACCGTAAATTGCTACTTTCATTATTAAATACCTCCAATATAATTTAATTTAATTCACGATATATTAAAAAGCAATTAACATGCCAAATTAAAAAAGTTGACTATTAGCTAAGCTTATAATTTTTTCAGCAAAAAAGTGTAGATAATTTAATCTATTTAATCTACAAAATTGATTAAATTATCTACAGTATCATAATGTTTTGAAAAGAACAAATCATTAATTGTTGTGAATCTGCAAGTTAACAAATCTGGCATAAATATTGCTTAAGTATAAATATAGACTTTAAAAAAGTTATAAATATTGAAATATTGGAGGAAAACATAATGAGTGATTTGCGTAACAAAAGAGTTATATCTGTAGCTATTACAGGTTCTTGGCCAACTAGAAAGGAGAATCCTAATTTATCAATTACACCACAGGAAATTGCAGATGATGTTTATGAATCATGGAAGGCTGGTGCAGCAATAGCACATATACATGTAAGAAATGACGATGGAACACCTTCTACAGATTTTAATAAATATAAGGAAACAGTGGAGTTAATAAGAGCAAAAAAAGACTGTGACATTTGCATAAATATAACAAGTTCAGGCAGTGTAGGTTTTGAAGATGATGAAAGAATGTACCCTCTTCAGCAGCTACTTCCAGAAATGGCTTCTTATGATTGTGGTACATTAAATTGGCAGCACAGGACAATATTTGAAAACAGTCCACAATTTTTAGAAAAACTAGGTTTAACA
This region includes:
- a CDS encoding flavodoxin family protein, yielding MKLLIHDLREEDSKELIGSNEDVKVIYDNNTIHSCIGCFGCWIKTPGECVIDDDYNNMGEYLSKCNEVIIISKCFYGGYSPFIKNIMDRSISYVHPYFEARNNELHHRRRYDNHFDLSVYFYGENITEKEKATAEKLVKANAVNLMCNIKDVVFLKDINSIKELEGVTL
- a CDS encoding nitroreductase family protein, yielding MGIINNDNQDVVAFGYLFEKIILFATDLGIQTCWLGGTFKREDFLLRINLQDNEYITIVSPVGYKKGKLRIFESAMRSVVGANNRKPWRIIRDDNLYHFYLCRTKGYGVANYDIQKNDIGIAMCHFELTANELGLDGNWQEIKNINLPDEWEYVITWSAIM
- a CDS encoding S-layer homology domain-containing protein, whose product is MENIIKTANVAMYFKKIVSLLLALLFITSSLLTPFNLVYADDNGELIIKSMTHSKAKNIVIDGTKVKITLPYGYEAESVELKDIKYTNDSKFKLVELSFPSDSGSKALVDGPSVIMDVSYSYVDRADAKRYNTQYYIYVKRGSAPTFSGNISKTINIPKKIVFDDVDFTNIYKTNDGKDIGWISIGKASNSSLGTLIFGGNNYTSNTKISIRDIDLGKLVFEPLLKGTTEYTVTAYDKDERKYGSVKLSIKIDTPGAEVTKYSLVQDELFEFNLNDFVNACTKTVGGKLDYIIFPNIPSSSTGKLYIDYTSPDIYGTLIVAGKGYNKTNIPKMSFVPYSNYYGTFSIAYEGYNEAGNLFTGKIEITYTQKPIDADLIKYSTYENVPVNFISDNFALECKETTWKTLDYVKFKLPSKSRGRLYINYGSSSESRVSESTKYYRRDLDKITFVPYTDYRGTITISYVGYNDDGKSYTGEVEINVTRLVTDADDINYETGSYTPLNFDADDFVDECWEHTRNDLNYIKFAIPSSTYGVMYENYSSDTRYSSKVTSSAKYYERDLDDITFVPNTDYEGTFKILYTGYNSRDKFYTGAVEITVDEEIPVASAIKISTKEDTNITFDDEDFNKASKNATGKKLDYVRFSLPSTKNGKLYYKYITANKYDSAVATRTKYYYDRKPYLMNVTFVPYRDYHGTVNIDYTGYNVYGDSFTGTVKLKVISMPETEGSLYFKDVTKDYAWAASQIDYLFEQSIVNGTGNSNYRPEQNMTRGDFMLMLYRALDLSANTRGNFSDVPKDSYYYKAIATAKSLGIAKGYDNLFMPKEGITREDAMVLVDRALKTQGKKLSTGKDGDLKAFKDRNSVSDYAVTSVATLVKAGIIQGNNSNLNPESYISRSEMAVILYRVLEL
- a CDS encoding ketopantoate reductase family protein, translating into MKVAIYGCGAMGTVLGAFLTKNGQEVDLIDSYVDHVNALNKNGAQIVGCEKLTVPVKAITPNQMEGKYDIVYLFTKQTSNAESLPHLKEFLKDDSVVCTLQNGVPEYSVSDYIGGNRTVGGTVLWGATFVGPGVSEVTQNVSCGDILFDIGEIDGKITDRIKKVSKVLEHMGPVTIVENLMGARWSKLIYNSCMSGMSAVTGSIFGDVLDNPKASACLSYIAKEIVEICDKSSIKFEPSMGMDMRDFGIVNTEEDFIKSQECFKKFYADKRTAKASMLQDLEKGKKTEVDMINGFVVEQGKKLGIPTPFNDIVVKVIKGIENKELPLSMENLRFFEIPKF
- a CDS encoding phosphoribosyltransferase family protein, giving the protein MKKYSIEVAGVKRELPIIRINDKLSIASFVIIGDTEIICACAKEIVKIMPDVDILITAEAKGISLTFEMSRLLNMKKYIVARKSIKPYMESPIIDEVVSITTQKKQVLVLDKKDALELKGKRVAIIDDVISTGESLLAIERLVKAAGGIVTAKAAILAEGKASKRNDIIFLESLPIFEE
- a CDS encoding GntP family permease produces the protein MNTIAVIGLILSVVVLIIGAYKGLGALPLTLLASLVVIISNGIDVWEGFATHYMQGYTGAYLSYFLLFASSSLYAELMNVSGCATSIGYQFIDWFGKKKVLLVCTLIISALTYGGVSLFVVVYAVAPIMFLLFKEADIPRHLTMACLITGSATYTMTTMPGSTALTNVIPTQYLGTTLTAAPIMGIICTLALFSLAMLYMNYSEKKARKNGEHWSSPEFALSGDSNKYEIKDRNLLPSIWKSFIPMISLVLIIIIGSRFVKNSTMLATLAMLIGAFLTFIINIDRFKDKDIKALITKGLEGGISGIGGLAGVVAFGTVVQNSVAYVKIVEWVLSLNLNTYVQGIVATMVVSAVTGSSSGGLKIMYSSLSEVFLNSGANFEVLHRLTSLSAGALDTLPHSPGLFLMFAVLGLNHKSAYKHVLACSVLIPLIVTLAATFMAVVLL
- a CDS encoding prolyl-tRNA synthetase associated domain-containing protein, whose amino-acid sequence is MDKYERLFDSKPDNNRIRKELDTYEVLQKLEIPFLGIDHEEAMTMEDLQAVEKALDVKVSKNLLLCNAQKTKFYMLIMPADKKFLTKNLSKQVNSSRLSFADSVYMERFLNITPGSLSIFGLMYDMDNNVQLVIDKTVLEDEYFACHPCINTSTLKIKTSDIMNIFLPLTNHEPIIVEL
- a CDS encoding nitroreductase family protein, giving the protein MKFLKPITDVIKMRTSCRTYDTRGIEEEIIQKLNKYIEEINLESKDKARFIIINLIIQLKNSVHMELFLG
- a CDS encoding VOC family protein, yielding MKFKSPLLVVTNIEKSKEFYKDVLGLKVVMDFGANVTLTGGVALQTIDSWKNFIQKDNEIVFSGNDTELYFEEDDFDNFIEKLNNLKFIEYVHPVIEHSWGQRVVRFYDLDKHIIEVGENLDAVCKRFLKSGLTAEETAKRMDVPIDFVEESIVKK
- a CDS encoding MATE family efflux transporter; the encoded protein is MNYINPLGEEKISKLLIKFSVPAIVGMMINALYNVVDRIFIGNSPELGTDGIAGITIGFPIMIIFLAMGVLFGVGGATNFSMNLGRKNYEEAENTLGNTFVMLISTGFLLMAIVQINLKPILLLFGASEAILPYSMEYMRIISLGAPFHIVSIGMNHLIRADGNPKLAMYTMFLGAGTNIILDPVFIYGFRMGMKGAALATIISQLLSFLWVVSYFIGKQSRNKLKPKYMKLKFNLVSKITVLGLPGFLLQLASSLLNATLNKSLFIYGGDIAVSGMGVINSIQTLLIMPIIGLNQGVQPIVSFNYGAQKYDRVKEAIKLAIKAATIVVTFGFLITRLFPVQLISLFNRDLDLIKFGRSAIFAWFLCFPVVGFQIIAANFFQAIGRPKSSMFLTLTRQLILLIPAIIIFPKLWGLEGLLYAAPFADFFSFLLTATFFYLSIKKL